Genomic DNA from Azospirillum brasilense:
AACTCGTCCTCGTCCTCCGTCTCGGGCAAGGCGGAACGGTCCACGTAAAGCCGGACGCCGGTCAGCTCCTGCGCCTGTTCGCGCGTGGCGATGCCATCGACGCGGACCAGGAACAGGTCCTTCATGGTGCCCTGAAGCGTCAGCGCGAAGCGCCGGGCGCCCCGCTCGTCCGAGAGGGGGCCGTAGGACGCCACGGCCGGCGCGTCCTCGGTGAAGCTTTTCACCTTCACGAGACCGCGCACACCGTGCGCCCCGGCGAACTGGCCGACGCAGACTTTTGTGGACATGGCTTGAGCGTGTGCGTTGCGGGGCGTCACTTGCCCCCTCCCTACCCCTCCCCCGCCTTCGGCGAGGGAGGGACCCGCAAAGCGGGAGGGAGGGGGGCAAACACGCCGATCCCTATCAGCCCTCGGCGGCGGCCTTGGCGGCGGCCTCGGCCTTCAGACGCTCCTGCGCCTTGGCCTTCGGGGCGGACTTCTTCGGGGTCTCGCGGATTTCCGGCTTGGCGATCAGGCCGGCGTTCGCCAGGAACAGGGCGACGCGGTCCGTCGGCTGGCCGCCGACCGACAGCCAATGCTTGGCGCGCTCGGCGTCCAGGACGATGCGCTGCTCGTGCTCGCGCGGCAGCATCGGGTTGTAGGTGCCGATCTTCTCGATGAAGCGGCCGTCACGCGGGCTGCGGGCGTCGGCGACGACGATCGAGTAGAACGGGCGCTTCTTGGCGCCGCCACGGGCCAGACGGATCTTCAGGGACATGGGACAGTCGCTTCCTTGGTGTAGTCGCTTGGTGTGCGGTTGAAGGTGATCGCGCTCATCGCGCGTTGCGGTCGCCGGGGATCAGTTCGGTCCCCGGAAATTCTTCGGCAGGAGGCTCTGCAGCCCGTGGCGCATCAGCCCCTTCTGCCCCAGCTTCTGCACCTGCTTCATCATGCCGCGCATGGTGTCGTACTGCTTGAGCAGCTTGTTCACCTCCTGCACGCTGGTGCCGGAGCCGGCGGCGATGCGCTTGCGGCGCGACGCCTTGATGAGCTCGGGGTGCTTGCGCTCCTTCTTCGTCATCGAGGAGATGATCGCCTCCTGGCGCTTGATCACCCCGTCGTCGATGTTCGCGTCCTTGAGCTGGTTCTTGATCTTGCCGATGCCCGGCAGCATGCCCATCAGGCCGGACATGCCGCCCATCTTGCGCAGCTGTTTGAGCTGGGAGGCCATGTCGTCGAGGTCGAAGCCCTGGCCCTTCTCCATCTTGCGGGCGAGCTTCTCGGCCTCTTCCTTGTCGATGGTCTCGGCGGCCTTCTCGACCAGCGACACGACGTCGCCCATGCCGAGGATGCGGCCGGCGATGCGGTCGGGGTGGAAGGCCTCCAGGGCGTCGATCTTCTCGCCCATGCCCAGCAGCTTGATCGGCTTGCCGGTGATCTGCCGCATCGACAGGGCGGCACCGCCGCGGGCGTCGCCGTCCACACGGGTCAGCAGGATGCCGGTGATGCCGACCTTGTCGTTGAAGTTGGTGGCGACCGTCACCGCGTCCTGGCCGGTCATGGCGTCGGCGACCAGCAGCGTCTCCGCCGGCTTGGTCGCGTCGCGCACGGCCGCCACCTCGGCCATCAGCTCCTCGTCGATGGACAGGCGGCCGGCGGTGTCGAGCATGACCACGTCGTAGCCTTCGCGCCGGCCGGTCTCGATGGCGCGGCGGGCGATGGCGACGGGGTCCTGGCCGGGAACGATCGGCAGCGTGGCGACGCCGGTCTGCTCACCGAGGACCTTCAGCTGCTCCTGGGCCGCAGGACGGCGCACGTCCAGCGAGGCCATCAGGACCTTCTTGCGGTCCCGGTTCTTCAGGCGCAGCGCGATCTTGGCGGTGCTGGTGGTCTTGCCCGAGCCCTGCAGGCCGACCATCAGGATCGGCACGGGGGCGGCGGCGTTGAGGTTGATCTCCTCGCCCTGCCCCAGCATCTCCACGAGGTTGTCGTGGACGATCTTGATGACCTGCTGGCCGGGGGTGATCGAGCGCAGGACCTCCTGGCCGATCGCGCGTTCCTTGACCTGGTTGACGAACTGCTTGACCACCGGCAGGGCGACGTCGGCCTCCAGCAGCGCCACGCGCACCTCGCGCAGCGCGGCGTTGACGTCCTCCTCGCTCAGCGCGCCGCGGCGGCGCAGCTTGTCGAAGATGTCGCCCAGGCGTCCGGTCAGGCCATCGAACATGGGTCAGCGGTCCTCAGTTTCGGTCTCCATCCGCTCGAACGCGATCGGCTCAAGCACAAACGAGCCAGTGCGCGAAACTCGCGGACTGGCGGA
This window encodes:
- the ffh gene encoding signal recognition particle protein, with product MFDGLTGRLGDIFDKLRRRGALSEEDVNAALREVRVALLEADVALPVVKQFVNQVKERAIGQEVLRSITPGQQVIKIVHDNLVEMLGQGEEINLNAAAPVPILMVGLQGSGKTTSTAKIALRLKNRDRKKVLMASLDVRRPAAQEQLKVLGEQTGVATLPIVPGQDPVAIARRAIETGRREGYDVVMLDTAGRLSIDEELMAEVAAVRDATKPAETLLVADAMTGQDAVTVATNFNDKVGITGILLTRVDGDARGGAALSMRQITGKPIKLLGMGEKIDALEAFHPDRIAGRILGMGDVVSLVEKAAETIDKEEAEKLARKMEKGQGFDLDDMASQLKQLRKMGGMSGLMGMLPGIGKIKNQLKDANIDDGVIKRQEAIISSMTKKERKHPELIKASRRKRIAAGSGTSVQEVNKLLKQYDTMRGMMKQVQKLGQKGLMRHGLQSLLPKNFRGPN
- the rpsP gene encoding 30S ribosomal protein S16, which gives rise to MSLKIRLARGGAKKRPFYSIVVADARSPRDGRFIEKIGTYNPMLPREHEQRIVLDAERAKHWLSVGGQPTDRVALFLANAGLIAKPEIRETPKKSAPKAKAQERLKAEAAAKAAAEG